In the genome of Zobellia nedashkovskayae, the window AATACAATTAGACATTATATGTGAAAAATGCCATATTTTGGAATCTTCGCCTATGTTACAACCATCATCTATAATCGCGGTTTTATGAGCAAAAAAATTATCGGAAGACATATTGAAAAGCTTTAGTGTGTTATTTTTAAGCGCCTACATTATTTGTTTTCAAAATTACAATAAACTGGAACTTTGAAAGGACCATAATAAATACCAATAAGTATAAACTATTTTTTAAAAGAAGATAAGCCGTCGGCTACTTTACGATCGTTAGCCAACCTTTGAACTTTATTTTGTCCTCCCAATTTGCCTATAGATTTCATATATGCGTTAAAGCCTCCTTCTGCAATACTAGTCACTTTTAATTTCTGAAGAACTTTTCCGTCAATCAAATCAAAATAATAACTGTTTTGCTTTTGTAGTGAGTTATCTAGAAGCTCTATGAATCTATCCATATCTGACGGTTCCCTTTCAAACTCTACCAACCACTCATGATAGGGTAGTTGATTACTTTCTGGTGTAATCTGTGGAGCAACGGTAAACTCATTTATACTCGCACCAGTTTCTTTTACGGCCAATTGCATTGCCTCTTCTACTTCCTTAGCAATTACATGCTCTCCAAAAGCAGAGATAAAGTGTTTAATACGCCCGGAAACGATGACTTTATAGGGTTTTAAAGAAATAAACTGAATGGTATCTCCTAAATTATATGCCCATAAACCCGCATCTGTAGAGATAATCATTACATAGTTTACGTTAAGCTCTACATCCTTAATTGTTAAGCGCTTTGGATTCTCTTCAAAAAACTCATCCGCCTTCACAAATTCATAAAATATACCAGAATTCAACAAAAGAAGCATTCCCTTATCTGTCTGGGAATCTTGATACGCAAAGAAGCCTTCACTTGCCGGGAACAACTCTATACTGTCTACCTTCCTACCAATTAACCCTTCAAATTTGGCTCGGTAAGGCTCATAATTGACACCTCCGTAGATAAAAAGCTGAAAATTTTTGAATAGGTCCCCAACCTTCTTACTTGACTTATTTTCTAATTTTTCAAAATACATTTGTACCCAAGAAGGTATGCCCGCGATAACGGTCATGTCCTCATTCATTGTCTCATCAACGATGGTGTTAACCTTGGTTTCCCAATCTTCAATACAATTGGTTTCCCAGCTTGGTAATCGATTTTTTTGTAAATAGTTGGGTACATAATGAGCGGATATGCCTGAAAGTCGTCCTAATTTCACACCGTTCTTTTCAGTTAGTTCAGGACTTCCTTGAAGAAAAATCATTCTTCCGGTAACAAAATCCGCATTGCCGGTTTCATCAATATAATTAAGAATGGCATTCCTTGAAGCATTTACTTGGTGCTTTATAGAGGTATCCGTAATTGGAATATACTTTGCACCAGAAGTAGTTCCTGAAGTTTTAGCAAAATACACTGGTTTTCCTGGCCAAAGAATGTCTTCCTTACCAGCCACAACTTCTTCTACATAGGGTTTTAAGGCCTCGTAATCACGTATGGGAACCTTATTTACAAAGTCCTCGTGCGATTTTATTTTGTCAAAACCATGGTCAACACCAAACTTTGTGGCGCTCGCCTTTTTAAGTAATTCACGAAACACTTTCTCCTGTGTAACTACTGGATTATCTCGCCATTTTGCCGTTTGCTTAGCAATACGTTTCGCGAATATTTTGGCTCCTAGTGATTTTATTGACATAGAAAAATCAGGTATCAGTTAAAGTGCAAGTGCGCTTTTTTTCTTTTGAAAGTTAATTGGTTTAAAAGTGCGCCAATTAAAAATCTATGTAATCTAAAGGGTTAACGGCATTACCATTACTCCATAATTCAAAGTGAAGGTGAGGTCCAGTTGTATACTCACCGGTATTACCTACAGATGCAATTACTTCACCCGCCCTAACAACTTCACCCTGTTTTTTGTTCAACGAACCATTGTGTTTGTAAACGCTCAAAAGTCCATCTTTATGTTCTAGAATAATAACATAGCCTGTATCTGCCGTCCATTCGGAAAAAATGACCGTGCCATTTGCAACTGCTTTAATAGGCGTATCCTTAGGCGCGGTAACATCTACTGCATAATGACGTTTTTCAGCATCATAATTATTGGATATTTCCCCGCTCAAAGGAGGAAATAATTCAATTTCAGATGCTGTTGCACTACGCTCAAAAAGATTGTATTTATCCTCTAAAGCAACTTCAGCCCTTAAAAGTGAATCTTCTTTAATGGGAGTTAAATCTACACTAGACGGGTCTATCTTAAATTGTTCTCTTAACGAATCAAGATTGATTTCTTGAGAAGCAACATCACCTCGCAACACCATACGAATGCTTTCTAAATACCTATTGGTATTATTTAATGAGGCAACTAAGGAGTCCGTCTTATAAGTAAGGTCTGTTGCCTGTTTTTTAAGCTTGGTACTTGAGTATCCAGGAATATACTCCCGTAATGGGGTAAAGGCAATAAGTAAAGTTGTTAAGGCAATTAGTCCAATAATACAAAGTGAGCCTGTAACGAAGACGTTAAGACGACTTAATTTAAAAGAGATTTTCTCTTCAAAAGTAGATTCATTGAGAATAACCAAACGATACTTGTGTAGCAGTTTGCGTTTAATTTCTTTTCTCTTTTTGACTTTTTTCGCCATGGAGCAAATATAAAGGATGGAATCGGATTCTTATACCGTTGCTCTAAATTAATGATTCTTCCAAATACGAAGGCAATCCATTCATCACATTTAAGAAAACCAGCCAAATTCTGTTAAAATAATCAGCATGACTTTACATTTAAGGTTAATCAAGTTACTTTTTTAGTATCTTTGAATCTGTTCAAAAAATGAAAATATGACAAGTTTACAAATATTTTTAGCGATAGGCCCATGGCAAATAGGAATCGTTGTTTTAGTGGTTCTTTTATTGTTCGGAGGAAAAAAGATTCCGGAATTGATGCGTGGACTAGGTAGTGGTATCAAAGAATTTAAAGATGCATCTAAGGAAGATGATGCACTAGAAGAGAAAAAAGAATAGGTTTATACCTGATTTTTATAAATTACAACCTCTTGATTTACGTCAAGGGGTTTTTTGTTTTCTACATTAATACCTTATGGTATATTTTATTTGTCAGATTTATCACACAGTTCATTCTTTGATAAGGATTAGATAATTCTTTAGTCCGTTATTCAAACAACACCCTAACAGGCATTCACTTCTATAAATTAGGGTTTCACAACAAAAAGCAGGACATACGTAACCTTCACCCGAAATTTACGTTATCAAAAGATAGTATTAAGGTAAGATATATAGCTATCAGTCCTTCTTACACCTCTATTTTCTATAAAAAACCACAAGCCAAATTTTAAAAATCCGTTGATTTTTTTAAAAACCCAATCATGAAAAAACTAATAACCGCTTTTATTTTTCTTCTATCCCTTGGTAGTTTCGCCCAGGATTTTGAAAATATGGATTCAGAAGAAATTGTAACTACTGCCGAGACGGAAACTGAAACGGTAAGCTTTACACCTGTAGCTACTGAAACCTTCTCAATTACCGAAACATTTGAAGAAGCTGCTAACAGGCATGAAATTCCACACAGGACTTTTAGTGGTATTTCTGGTACTGAGAATGGTTATTATATTATATCAGGAGTTTTTAGTAAAGAAAAAACACTGAACAAAACACTCAAGAAACTACGCAAGAAAGGTTTTGATTCAGCTGGCTATATTGTAAATCCAGAAAATGATCTTAACTATGTTTATTTAGCTTACTATCCTTTTGGCCTAGAAGCAGTAGATGCTTGGGCTTCTAATTTGGATGACACTTATACAGATGACAAATGGATATTAGAAATAGAAGATAGTGTTGCCATAGGAGGAGAGGAAGTTGATTTAAACGAAGAGGCTGAGTCTATTGAAAACGGAATTGCACCATTAGAAGCTGTTACTGAAACTTCTGATTTATCAGAACTAGAGAAAATCGGAGCAGTAGAGGAAGCAATGGAATTCGAAGAAATACAAACGGAAGTTACTACTGCTACTGTTACCAATGTTGTTCCTGAAACAGAAACAATTTTAGAAACAGAAATAGAAGAAGAAATAGAATTAGAGACAAAAGCACCTATAACTAACATTGCAGAAACAGCTGACAAGACCAAGCTTTTACAACGAGCAGATCACTACTTTGATAAAATGTGGTACACTGAGGCTGCTGATCTTTATGAGCAGGCTTTAGAGAAAGGTGGAAAGAATCGTTCAAAAGACGTTATTCAAAAGACGGCAGACTCGTATTACTTCAACACCAATATGGAGAAAGCGTACGAATGGTACAACGTGCTTTATGAAAACTATGGCAAGGAAATGTCATCTGAGAACATATTTAAGTACGCACACTCTTTAAAAGGAACAGGAAAATATGCAAGATCAAAACGCCTTATGCGTCTTTACAACAAAAAAATGAAAGATGTGCCCGCTATCGAATTGGCCAATAATGTCCAAGAGAATGAAACTGCCTTAGACAACATCTTGAATTCCAAAAAAGATTTTGAAATTAAAAACTTAGCGGTCAATACAGAATATTCAGATTTCTCTCCAATGTTCTTAGATTCTAATCAAGTGGTATTTTCATCTGCTAAGGATTCATCATTTTTTAATACCAGACGGTATAAATGGAATGATCAACCTTACTTAGATTTATATGTAGCAAAAGTAAACGAAGAATCTAACGATCTTAAAAACGCACTTAAATTTTCTAAAAAGATAAACACAAAATATCATGAAGCTTCGGTAACTTTTTCTCCGGACAATAGCACCATGTATTTTACACGTAATAATTACGGTAAAAAATTAAAGAGAGATGATAAAGGTATAAACCACCTTAAAATTTATAAATCTACCAAAGTAGATAACGAGTGGACCGAAGCTGTAGAAGTATCCTTTAATAGCGATGATTATTCTACCGGCCACCCAGCATTAAGTCCTGATGGAAAACAACTTTATTTTGTTTCTGATATGCCAGGTAGTTTAGGTAAGACAGATATTTTTGTTGTTGATGTTACAGAAGACGGTAGTTTTACAGAACCTAGAAATTTAGGTCCAACAATAAATACGGAACAGCGAGAAATGTTCCCATTCTTTAACGGAACTAAAATGTATTTTTCTTCTGACGGATTTACCGGCTTAGGTGGTCTTGATGTTTATGAAAGCGCCTATGATGCAGAAGAAGGGTTTGCAGAGGTTAAGAATTTAGGTCAGCCTGTTAACAGTAATAAGGACGATTTTTCATATATTATAAATGAAGAAAACCAACAAGGATATTTTGCTTCTAATAGAGAAGGTGGTAAGGGTGATGATGATATCTACTCTTTCAAACGATTGATGTTGGAAGAAGTTCCTGAAAACAACAATGCTATTGCTGGTGTAGTAACCGAAATGGTGACGGGCGATATAATGCCACAAGCACTAGTACAGCTTTTAGATGAAAACGGAATCAAGCTTAAAGAAATGACCACCGAAGATGACGGAAGCTTTATTTTTGAAGACTTAAACGATTCAACTCAATATACTTTAAAAACAGTTGAACCTAAATTTATAGATAATGAAAGGCTAGTAACAACCACGGTAAACGATACCGTAAAAGTTGATATAGCTATGAAGCGTCTTGAAGAGATGATTGCCATTGAAGATGGGATTAAGAAAATCAAGACTGAAATGATTTACTTCAACTTTGACAAATCATCCATTAGACCGGATGCGGCCAAAGAATTGGATAAGTTAGTTAGTGTGATGAAAGAATTCCCGACTATTGTTATTAAAGTAGAATCGCATACGGATTCGCGTGGAACCAAGTCCTATAACGAGTACTTGTCAGACAAGAGGGCTAAATCTACAAGAGACTATATTATATCTCAAGGAATTGATGCTAACCGTATAGAAAGTGCTACCGGTTACGGAGAAAATAGATTACTTAATGATTGTAATGGCTCATTACCTTGTTCAGAGGCAGATCACTTGCTAAACAGAAGGTCAGAATTTATTATACTAAACATGTAAAATATATAAACCCCATATCTAAAAACCGCTGCCTTAATCGCAGCGGTTTTTTTGTGTCTAAACTATAGGCAAGTACCTCGCCATTCGATTCTTATTAATATGCTCAGGTTTAATAACCAGGGTAGTGATGAATTACCAGAAACAGCCTAGAGTACTATTGCCCAAATTCATTTCTAACCTAGGGAAGAGAATATTACAGTTGGTATAAAATGGTTATTGAACAGTCTATTAGCCTAAAGTCGTATCGCAAGTTCTAAAATAATTATACAAGAGAATTCCTATATCCTCAGTGATTTCATTTAATTGCTTCTAGATATAGACCATTTTACCCAGTGTAAGGAGTATTTTAAACGCTTCTCTTGAACTCGTCCTACTTTGTAGGGCTATTTTAGCAGTAATAACTTAAAGAACTGTTACATGTCTCACATTCGCATAACTTATGAGAAGTAGTTAAAACTAAAGACGCCCATCTCTATGAGATGGGCGTCTTTATTATAGAATTAAGGTATTTTATTTCTTAGCTGCAGGTTCTTCGAATCGCAATGTCTTCATTATTGCCTCTAATTGAAACAAATCGTCTCTCTTTTGGGTTGCTGGTGCAAACACAAAGCCTTCCAGTACTAACTTTCTATTATGTTCCTTATCATTCAATATGTAGGTAAGGAAAGGACCTGCCATTGGATAGTTCTTAATATCCCAAAGGCCTCTAACCTCAACTCCTTTTAAACCGGCAATTTCTACAGGATAAACATACGGCGCAAATGCAGGTTCTGTGTGCATATGGGTTATCTTTCCAGTAACATCCGGACCAGGAATGTATTTAGCACCTATAGAATCGCGCATAGCTACAATATCCTTTACCAAGGTAGAATCATTTTTAAAACTGTCCTCAGGCATCTGATAAACGATTATATTGGCGGTGCCTTTCTGAATTTCACGGTCAATCCAAACAAAATTGTCTTCTTGCTTACTTACATTGTATATAGAAGGCACTTTTAAAGAAATACCAAACTTCTCCTGTAAGACAGTTTCTTTATTCAATGAACGATTAAAACGTATTTGGACCGCTTCAATTTCCATGTCTTTAAAAGAAGCTATGATCTCGTCTGCTTTTGCATCAATATTTTCAATAAGTTCCTCTTTTGTAGTCCCTTTAATAACACCAACACGTTGCGGTGTAGCGTACATATCGCTCTTAATGTGTGCTAGATTTAAAGAATCTTGCTCAACATAGAGAATAGACCTCGTATTTCTGATGGTACCCGTAAAAAACTTAGGTGCTAATTGTTCCATGGTGAACAAAGGCTCATCCATAGGCATGCCTACTACAGGGGCTGCAAAATGACTTCTGAGACTATCGCCCACACTACTGTTCCAAAGTTCGTTATCCATAATCACAACTACCGAATTAATAGCTCCAATAGAAGAGGGGAGGTAGTTAGTCTTCTTAGAGTCTTTACAGGATAAAAGTGCTAGGGAAAATAGTAAAATTAGTGTTCCAGCTTGTTTCATTTTGGTTTTGATTTACGATGAGCATTCGCACAATTTCAATTTTGTGCCCGGTTTCAGATTCTTACCGCTAATACCGTTCCATTTTCGTAAATTATCTACAGAAATTCCAGGATATTTTCTTGAAATCGTCCAAAGAGAGTCTCCACTGCGTACTGTATGGGTCTTCGTACCCGGCGCAAAATTTTTGGAAGAAGTTGATGAACTTGATGAAGCAACTGCCGCTCCAGAAGTTTTTCTAGGAAAAATAGTAAGACGCTGTCCAATTCTTAAATTGTTACTACGCAAACCGTTCCATTGTTTTATTTGACTTACCCTAACTCCATAACGTTCGGCAATTTTACCAAGAAAATCCCCATTGCGTACTTTGTACCTAATTCTATTCTGCTCAGATTGTTTTACCAATT includes:
- a CDS encoding M23 family metallopeptidase, with the translated sequence MAKKVKKRKEIKRKLLHKYRLVILNESTFEEKISFKLSRLNVFVTGSLCIIGLIALTTLLIAFTPLREYIPGYSSTKLKKQATDLTYKTDSLVASLNNTNRYLESIRMVLRGDVASQEINLDSLREQFKIDPSSVDLTPIKEDSLLRAEVALEDKYNLFERSATASEIELFPPLSGEISNNYDAEKRHYAVDVTAPKDTPIKAVANGTVIFSEWTADTGYVIILEHKDGLLSVYKHNGSLNKKQGEVVRAGEVIASVGNTGEYTTGPHLHFELWSNGNAVNPLDYIDF
- a CDS encoding OmpA family protein, with protein sequence MKKLITAFIFLLSLGSFAQDFENMDSEEIVTTAETETETVSFTPVATETFSITETFEEAANRHEIPHRTFSGISGTENGYYIISGVFSKEKTLNKTLKKLRKKGFDSAGYIVNPENDLNYVYLAYYPFGLEAVDAWASNLDDTYTDDKWILEIEDSVAIGGEEVDLNEEAESIENGIAPLEAVTETSDLSELEKIGAVEEAMEFEEIQTEVTTATVTNVVPETETILETEIEEEIELETKAPITNIAETADKTKLLQRADHYFDKMWYTEAADLYEQALEKGGKNRSKDVIQKTADSYYFNTNMEKAYEWYNVLYENYGKEMSSENIFKYAHSLKGTGKYARSKRLMRLYNKKMKDVPAIELANNVQENETALDNILNSKKDFEIKNLAVNTEYSDFSPMFLDSNQVVFSSAKDSSFFNTRRYKWNDQPYLDLYVAKVNEESNDLKNALKFSKKINTKYHEASVTFSPDNSTMYFTRNNYGKKLKRDDKGINHLKIYKSTKVDNEWTEAVEVSFNSDDYSTGHPALSPDGKQLYFVSDMPGSLGKTDIFVVDVTEDGSFTEPRNLGPTINTEQREMFPFFNGTKMYFSSDGFTGLGGLDVYESAYDAEEGFAEVKNLGQPVNSNKDDFSYIINEENQQGYFASNREGGKGDDDIYSFKRLMLEEVPENNNAIAGVVTEMVTGDIMPQALVQLLDENGIKLKEMTTEDDGSFIFEDLNDSTQYTLKTVEPKFIDNERLVTTTVNDTVKVDIAMKRLEEMIAIEDGIKKIKTEMIYFNFDKSSIRPDAAKELDKLVSVMKEFPTIVIKVESHTDSRGTKSYNEYLSDKRAKSTRDYIISQGIDANRIESATGYGENRLLNDCNGSLPCSEADHLLNRRSEFIILNM
- a CDS encoding GH3 family domain-containing protein, with the protein product MSIKSLGAKIFAKRIAKQTAKWRDNPVVTQEKVFRELLKKASATKFGVDHGFDKIKSHEDFVNKVPIRDYEALKPYVEEVVAGKEDILWPGKPVYFAKTSGTTSGAKYIPITDTSIKHQVNASRNAILNYIDETGNADFVTGRMIFLQGSPELTEKNGVKLGRLSGISAHYVPNYLQKNRLPSWETNCIEDWETKVNTIVDETMNEDMTVIAGIPSWVQMYFEKLENKSSKKVGDLFKNFQLFIYGGVNYEPYRAKFEGLIGRKVDSIELFPASEGFFAYQDSQTDKGMLLLLNSGIFYEFVKADEFFEENPKRLTIKDVELNVNYVMIISTDAGLWAYNLGDTIQFISLKPYKVIVSGRIKHFISAFGEHVIAKEVEEAMQLAVKETGASINEFTVAPQITPESNQLPYHEWLVEFEREPSDMDRFIELLDNSLQKQNSYYFDLIDGKVLQKLKVTSIAEGGFNAYMKSIGKLGGQNKVQRLANDRKVADGLSSFKK
- the tatA gene encoding twin-arginine translocase TatA/TatE family subunit, which codes for MTSLQIFLAIGPWQIGIVVLVVLLLFGGKKIPELMRGLGSGIKEFKDASKEDDALEEKKE
- a CDS encoding DUF4837 family protein, whose product is MKQAGTLILLFSLALLSCKDSKKTNYLPSSIGAINSVVVIMDNELWNSSVGDSLRSHFAAPVVGMPMDEPLFTMEQLAPKFFTGTIRNTRSILYVEQDSLNLAHIKSDMYATPQRVGVIKGTTKEELIENIDAKADEIIASFKDMEIEAVQIRFNRSLNKETVLQEKFGISLKVPSIYNVSKQEDNFVWIDREIQKGTANIIVYQMPEDSFKNDSTLVKDIVAMRDSIGAKYIPGPDVTGKITHMHTEPAFAPYVYPVEIAGLKGVEVRGLWDIKNYPMAGPFLTYILNDKEHNRKLVLEGFVFAPATQKRDDLFQLEAIMKTLRFEEPAAKK